A region of Solanum dulcamara chromosome 7, daSolDulc1.2, whole genome shotgun sequence DNA encodes the following proteins:
- the LOC129893831 gene encoding ATP-dependent RNA helicase-like protein DB10: protein MAAILTASSGPSYAPEDPSLPKPWKGLVDGTTGYIYFWNPETNDTQYERPVPSSNGVSAPAHKSAVFVNSSIQKPSQGQQHYDPDGRHSRGSNNKVTSLKGDQNARSSSDHSCDPEGYDSLGVGTDISQESYCRHNEISVTGGDVPAPLTSFEATGFPSEIVREMHQAGFAAPTPIQAQSWPIALQGRDIVAIAKTGSGKTLGYLIPGFIHLKNRRSNPQLGPTILVLSPTRELATQIQAEAVKFGKSSRISCTCLYGGAPKGPQLRELSRGVDIVVATPGRLNDILEMRRLSLGQVSYLVLDEADRMLDMGFEPQIRKIVKEVPMQRQTLMYTATWPKGVRKIAADLLVNSVQVNIGNVDELVANKSITQHIEVLSPMEKQRRLEQILRSKEPGSKIIIFCSTKKMCDQLSRNLTRHFGAAAIHGDKSQGERDYVLSQFRTGRSPVLVATDVAARGLDIKDIRVVVNFDFPTGIEDYVHRIGRTGRAGASGLAYTFFSDQDAKHALDLVKVLEGANQSVPTELRDMVSRGGGMGKARHQWGSGGRGGRFNGSYVSRNGGRGGWNNSSSERGGGRGYDRGSRDSDRYGHGTLDVDASRKRSHSRSPNKGSGWSDKKSRFT from the exons ATGGCTGCTATTTTAACTGCATCTTCTGGTCCAAGCTATGCTCCAGAAGACCCTAGCCTCCCCAAACCTTGGAAAGGCCTTGTTGATGGTACAACGGGATATATCTACTTCTGGAATCCAGAGACCAATGATACCCAATATGAGAGGCCTGTTCCCTCTTCCAATGGAGTGTCTGCTCCAGCACATAAGTCAGCTGTATTTGTAAATTCATCCATTCAAAAGCCTTCTCAAGGTCAACAACATTATGATCCAGACGGTAGGCATAGCAGAGGTAGCAATAACAAGGTTACATCCCTGAAGGGAGATCAG AATGCGAGAAGCAGTTCTGATCATTCTTGTGATCCTGAAGGATATGATTCTCTAGGTGTAGGAACTGACATATCTCAGGAATCCTATTGCCGCCACAATGAAATCTCTGTTACG GGAGGTGATGTTCCTGCGCCTTTGACATCATTTGAAGCGACTGGGTTTCCTTCAGAGATTGTGAGGGAG ATGCATCAAGCTGGGTTTGCTGCTCCTACTCCAATTCAGGCACAATCTTGGCCTATTGCCCTTCAGGGCCGTGACATAGTAGCTATTGCAAAGACTGGGTCTGGGAAAACTCTTGGTTACTTGATTCCTGGCTTTATTCATCTAAAAAATCGCCGCAGTAATCCTCAATTAGGCCCAACTATTTTGGTACTCTCACCAACAAGAGAGTTAGCCACGCAGATACAAGCTGAAGCTGTGAAGTTTGGGAAATCCTCTAGGATATCTTGCACG TGCCTGTATGGAGGTGCTCCAAAAGGTCCTCAACTCCGAGAGCTGAGTAGGGGTGTAGATATTGTTGTTGCCACTCCTGGTCGTTTGAACGACATATTGGAAATGAGAAGACTTAGTCTTGGTCAAGTTTCTTACCTCGTGTTAGATGAAGCAGATCGTATGCTGGACATGGGATTTGAACCTCAGATAAGGAAGATTGTGAAGGAGGTGCCTATGCAGAGGCAGACATTGATGTATACAGCTACATGGCCGAAGGGGGTCCGTAAGATTGCAGCTGATCTATTGGTTAATTCAGTTCAGGTTAATATTGGTAATGTTGACGAGCTTGTTGCAAACAAGTCTATAACACAG CACATTGAAGTCTTGTCTCCGATGGAGAAACAACGGCGACTAGAACAAATTTTGAGATCCAAAGAACCAGGGTCAAAGATCATTATTTTCTGTTCAACAAAGAAAATGTGTGACCAACTATCTCGCAATCTTACTCGCCACTTTGGAGCAGCTGCAATTCATGGGGATAAATCTCAGGGTGAGAGGGATTATGTATTAAGTCAGTTTCGCACTGGCAGGTCTCCTGTGCTTGTGGCTACTGATGTTGCTGCGCGGGGTTTAGACATCAAAGATATCAG GGTGGTGGTAAACTTTGACTTTCCAACTGGAATAGAGGATTATGTCCACAGAATTGGTAGGACAGGTCGGGCAGGGGCATCTGGTCTGGCCTATACATTTTTCTCCGATCAGGATGCTAAGCATGCGTTAGATCTTGTTAAAGTTTTAGAAGGTGCAAATCAATCTGTGCCAACTGAACTGCGTGATATGGTTTCACGAGGTGGTGGTATGGGAAAGGCTAGGCATCAGTGGGGTTCAGGTGGACGTGGCGGGCGCTTTAATGGAAGCTATGTTAGTCGGAATGGAGGAAGGGGAGGTTGGAATAATTCATCATCAGAAAGAGGTGGAGGACGTGGTTATGATCGTGGATCACGTGATAG TGACAGATATGGTCATGGTACCCTCGATGTGGATGCATCACGGAAACGTAGTCACAGCAGAAGCCCCAATAAGGGTTCAGGATGGAGTGATAAAAAGAGCCGGTTTACCTGA